One window from the genome of Anolis sagrei isolate rAnoSag1 chromosome 4, rAnoSag1.mat, whole genome shotgun sequence encodes:
- the CYB5A gene encoding cytochrome b5, with protein sequence MVETKSETKPGKEPWRGRYHTLEEIQKHNHSQSTWIILHNRIYDLTKFLEEHPGGEEVLREQAGGDATESFEDVGHSTDARTLSDTFIIGELHPDDWDKIKKPTDTYITTVESSSSIWTNWVIPAIAAIIAVFMYRLYMSE encoded by the exons ATGGTGGAGACCAAGAGTGAGACCAAGCCCGGGAAGGAGCCATGGCGGGGTCGCTACCACACGCTGGAAGAGATCCAGAAGCACAACCATAGCCAGAGCACCTGGATCATCCTGCACAACCGCATCTATGACCTCACCAAGTTCCTAGAGGAG CACCCAGGTGGTGAAGAAGTACTAAGGGAACAAGCAGGAGGAGATGCTACAGAAAGTTTTGAGGATgttggccattccacagatgcCAGGACGCTGTCAGATACTTTCATTATAGGAGAACTTCATCCG GATGATTGGGATAAAATTAAGAAACCAACG GACACTTACATTACCACCGTGGAATCTAGTTCCAG TATATGGACCAACTGGGTGATTCCTGCAATAGCAGCGATTATTGCCGTCTTTATGTATCGCCTC